The nucleotide sequence TGGAAGCGGTGGCGCCCGGCAGAACGCCGCCGGACTCGTCACGAATGGTACCGAGGAGCGTACCGGTCGTGATCTGGGCCTCGGCCAGGCTCGATGCGAGCAGTGCCACGACCGCGAGCACGAATCCAGAAAATCGATACATACATACCTCACAGAATGAAAAGCGGCCGCCGACCCGCCGGCGTCGCGAAACAGAAGGCATCCGTACAAACGCTAGACGGAGCAAAACTTATGCCAGGAAACGTCGCCTGGGCCAACCGACAAGCTGTTTCCGTTCAATTGGTTGTTGAACTTGCCCTGCTGAGATAAAGCGCCCGATCCAGCCCGTCGTACGCGCGATCCAATAAGTCGGACTAAGCGGTGGAAGCCCATGAGGGCAGTCGTGTGCGCTAGAATCGCTAAGCATCCGCCATGAAAAGCGCGATTGGGGCACTCGCTAGCTCGCTCGTCGTAACCATCGGGTGCCGCTCGGGTCCCGAGCCCGCTCGCCCGTTGAACGTCGTGATCGTCACTGCCGATACGCTCCGAGCGGACCGCCTTCCGATCTACGGCTATGAAAAAGTCGAGACACCCAACCTCGATCGCATGGCGGCGGAAGGCGTCGTTTTCGAGAACGCCCATACCGTCGTTCCGTTGACGCTTCCGGCGCACTCGTCGATGTTCACCGGGACCTTCCCGATGTACCACGGCGTCCGCGACAACGGCGGTTATTACCTCGACGACGCGCAGGTCACGCTCGCGGAAACTCTGAAGGCGTCGGGCTATGCGACGGGGGGGTTCGTGGCGGCGTTCGTGCTGGACGCACGCTGGGGCTTGAATCAGGGGTTCGATCGTTATTTCGACGAGTTCGACCTCAACAAGTTCGAGAAGATCGGCCTCGATACGGTGCAGCGTCCCGGTGGGGAGGTGGTCGACGAAGCGCTTCTCTGGATGGACGGTGTCAAGGAACAGCCGTTCTTTTCCTGGATCCACCTCTACGACGTGCATACTCCCTGGGAGCCGCCCGAGCCTTTTCTATCCCGGTATCGGGCCGCTCCCTACGACGGAGAGATCGCCTATGTGGACTCGTTGATGGGACGGCTCTTCGACTGGATCGAGCAAAGCGGTCTCACGGACGACACCGTGGTTGTCTTCATCGGCGATCACGGCGAGAGCCTCGGCCAGCACGCGGAGAACACGCACGGTTACTTCATCTATGACGCCACGATGCACGTGCCGTTCGTGATCAAAACGCCTTATCGCCAGGTGGGTCGCGGTCGCCGGGTCGCCGCGCAAGTGCGGTCCGTCGATCTGATGCCGACGCTTCTGGAGCTCGTCGGCCTACCGGTTCCCGAGACCGTCCAGGGAGAAAGCCTCGTCTCCCTTCTCACCGGAGAGAGCGAGGATCTCGGCCTTCTGGCCTACGGCGAATCGTTCTATCCCCGAAACCACTATGGCTGGTCCGAGCTGAAGTCGATTCGTGATGGCTCTTATCACTTCATCGATGCCCCGAGGCCGGAGCTTTTCGACGTCGCGTCGGACCCCGGGCAACGCACCAACCTCGCCCCACAGCGGGCAGCCACCGTGGCCAAGCTCAAATCGGCGCTCGACGATCTCGTCGACCGCTTTGGCGTCGAGGGGATCGATGAAAAAGGACCCGAGACCCTCGATCCCGAAGCCCAGGCCCAGCTCGCGGCCCTGGGCTACATCGGGGGCCCCTCCCGCGTCAGCATCGACCCCGACCGTCCGCTCGCTGACCCCAAGGACAAGATCGGTCTGTTCAACCTCATCAAGCAAGCGGGTTCGGACTCGAGCGAGGGCAATACCGAAGAGGCTCTCGAGAAGATCGATCGAGTCCTCGCGGAAGATCCCGACATTCTCGAGGCGCACAACATCCGAGGAAACCTCTTCTCGAAGCAGGGCGATCTCGAGAACGCGTTGATTGCTTTTCAGGAGGCGCTCGCGCGGGATCCGGAGTACAAGCCCGCCCTCTACAGCCTCGCTCTCACCTACAAGGAGCTCGGCCGAGCGAAGGACGCCGAAGCGGGCTTTCGCCGCATCATCGACCTCGACGCCAGGGACAACCGGGCCTACTTCATGCTCGCGCAGATCCACGCGGAGCGCGAGGAGTTCGACGAAGCCCTCGCGCTGTTGCAGAAAGCCGTCGACCTCGGAAGCGAGCGGGCGCCGCTCCACAACCTGATGGCTGAGTGCTACATCGGTTTAAAGGAGCTCGACCGCGCGAAGGAAGAAGTCGACCGCGCTCTCGAGATGAATCCCCAGCTCGCCACGGCGCACTACAACCTCGCACTCATTCACGAGGAGCGCGGTGAGATAGACGCCGCCATCGCTGCCTATGAGAAGGAGATCGA is from Vicinamibacteria bacterium and encodes:
- a CDS encoding sulfatase-like hydrolase/transferase; the encoded protein is MKSAIGALASSLVVTIGCRSGPEPARPLNVVIVTADTLRADRLPIYGYEKVETPNLDRMAAEGVVFENAHTVVPLTLPAHSSMFTGTFPMYHGVRDNGGYYLDDAQVTLAETLKASGYATGGFVAAFVLDARWGLNQGFDRYFDEFDLNKFEKIGLDTVQRPGGEVVDEALLWMDGVKEQPFFSWIHLYDVHTPWEPPEPFLSRYRAAPYDGEIAYVDSLMGRLFDWIEQSGLTDDTVVVFIGDHGESLGQHAENTHGYFIYDATMHVPFVIKTPYRQVGRGRRVAAQVRSVDLMPTLLELVGLPVPETVQGESLVSLLTGESEDLGLLAYGESFYPRNHYGWSELKSIRDGSYHFIDAPRPELFDVASDPGQRTNLAPQRAATVAKLKSALDDLVDRFGVEGIDEKGPETLDPEAQAQLAALGYIGGPSRVSIDPDRPLADPKDKIGLFNLIKQAGSDSSEGNTEEALEKIDRVLAEDPDILEAHNIRGNLFSKQGDLENALIAFQEALARDPEYKPALYSLALTYKELGRAKDAEAGFRRIIDLDARDNRAYFMLAQIHAEREEFDEALALLQKAVDLGSERAPLHNLMAECYIGLKELDRAKEEVDRALEMNPQLATAHYNLALIHEERGEIDAAIAAYEKEIEVAPKDFKAHFNLAKLYGGTGRPQKMKAHFEKAIEVNDKFAIGHLYLAKVHLDAGDLDQAQQHATKGIELGPEPKMAPFGHFILADVYNRQGRFDDAQRELETAQRLSAGS